The DNA window GGTTGGAGTGAACATGCTCTAGGAGGCTGCAATGGTAACATGGAGAATTTGGGCAGCTCAGAACAAGGTAGTTTGGGATAAGAAGTCGACTTCTTCTTGAGCAGTTGTTCAGTCAGCAAAAGGTGTTCTTGATCAGTATTTGAATGCTCAGTCAAAGCAAAATGATTCTTTGTTCATTAGTTTCGACTACTAATAAAAGAAGTGAGCATTGGATTCCACCAGCGAATAATTAGATCAAGGTTAATGTTGATGGTGCACTCTTTGAGCATGAAAGTTGGTTCGGTATGAGTTGTGTTGCCCATGATAGTGCTAGCAATTTCTTGGAGTGTTCGTCATACGTGGTTTGATGTGATCTTGGAGACAGATAGTTTAGTTTGTTTTCAAATTATTTCTAGTTTTATTTCTATGATGTCTCAATTTGACTTGGTTGTTTCATGAGATTGTAAAagtcttttttaaaattttctaaccATGTTTCTTTATGTTTTATTAAGTGATCTGCTAACAAAACCGCTTATATTCTTGTGTGTGCTTCTTATTATTCCCCAGGTCATACTTTTTCAAGAGCACTGTCTTTCTCCTGAATTAGTTGCCACACTTATAAcagatttttcaatttaataaataactggtattttcattaaaaaaaaataaaataaaattatataattacaaATTATTTGATATAGGAAACTACAGAAATAtggataaataaatatatattaatatataggtATAGTTACTAGAAACTAGAAactctatattaataagtgacCATTGACACACACAATGAgccaaataaaaacataaatacTTGTTATCTTTGACAAAAGAGGATAAGCAGGAACTGGGGGCTCCCACACTACACTCATTTATTACCTTCCTATTTTGATTTTAGTTTTAGAGATATtttccattattattattattattattattattatttaaaaaaaaaaaaaactcattggACAGGTCTTCTATTCATATGTATTGAATCTTTTGGACATTTAAttataaacaaaatataataaaagaaaaataaaattgaaagagGTAGAAGGGTCCAAAAGTTAGTTCATAAATTAAGCTTCCAATATTGGTATTATTAATTGAGATGGGTAATGAGGGGACCCTACTTTGGGTGTTAGATTAGTTGGTACCGTTATTTATTgtgtatatatagattttcatatagttacaaattatataaatatatattattaaatagcattttttaatatatattatttgatgaTTATCCCTAAATAACATGTATGCCTCAACAGTACTATACTACTATTAAGTAATAACTTCACTTCTCCAATTCTGATTAGATGGGCATGCATGGATACTGATCATAAATGTTTATGGGACAACTTTGGTATATctgaatttattattattattattattattattattattattattattattattattattattattattattattattattattattattattattattattattattattattattattattattgtcatTTGCATAAAGATAGAAaggaaaatatattttcttcatAATTGTTTGGTAGGTGTAAGAAGAGtgaaaaaatgaattaatatgaaattattatattttctttttatataattaatataatttttttgtaggAAAAAATAATTTAGTAATTTTATACTCATTATAATTAGGAGAGTTTTATTTGCACATATACATcccaataaaagaaaaaataaacttaaattaattttaaaaattacttttaatatatatattttaaattttttttacattattttcaatttttctttcGAGTaaagttgtatatatatattttttattttaaatcttttgtcttaataattaaaataaagtttataattaataaaaaatatgtatattttatataaaataaaaattattaaaattgaagTGCTTTTATTAATTGTTTGGTGCAAATTATAAAACTTCTCTTTTAATTATAGAAGActttttttctttacttttcTTCCCAATTAGGATGGGAACGAAATTGGTGGACccattcaaaatatattttttttttttttgaaagaaacatTCAAAATATTTGTTaactctcttttttttcttcatttttattttctttctttcattccACTTTTCTCTTCTACATTTTCCCTCCTTCCACATTTCTTCCATACCAAACATAAgtcatattaaaaaatttcaaagaaaaatttatcttgaaatttattaaatatttataaaaacttgtatgtatatatatttaatttttcaaatttataatttcattaatagAACAAGTGAGATTACAAGCACACTAATTAACTCTTTATCTTGCCCTAGGCTCCTCTTTGTTAAATTATTGCCATGTTTTTCCGCATGTCTCGGTAAAAAAGGAAAGAATAAACCTATGGAAATGAAATAAAGAGTTTTGtaattcttaattaaatcacaCAGAATTGAGTAATGTTTTGCAATTCTTAAGTCTATGAACTATAAATTTTGAATCTTCTTATACGTATACAAATTAGTCGaagtttctaaaaatttacCATGCTGATAATTTCAAACTACTGTTCTAAATCCCATTTTACATTGATTGGAATCGAAGCAGCATCCACATTCATTTTAAAAGAGCCTTCTCTAGGGATTAAGTTTGGAGAAATGGCCACTAATCGATCAACATTGCTTAACCAACACATTTGACATTATATATAGGATCGGTTTATAAGTGACATATATGAGAGTAATGAAACACATTATTTCAACAACACTATTGTGTTCTTAAATTATAAGTAACACGGTTGTTAACTACCTAACTCGAACCAAAGTCAATTGTGTTGGTTAACACTATTCAGTATTTACCGACGCAAAAGACACATTTCGATGTAATGTCTTCAAAAATTGAAGCCAACAGAAGTCATGGCCTCGGCAAAAAGGTTCATTAAAGTAACTCCAAAACATAACCTCTTTCAAatgtcataataataataatgataaatgtATCGACAATACAATAAaccaaaatcaattattttggGCCAAATTCCATTATTCCATTAATTGTATCAATGTgtaatacatacatacatacatacccACATTTGCAATACAAACAAACAACACAGTACAAATAAGTTCAACATTTTCATTATGAGTTTGTATAATATGTGGTTAATATTTCAAAAGAAGCCTTTGGTCCAACAGTACTGTACTAAGTATAATAAAGATATTGGACATTATGACTTCAAGTCTTCTAAAAACCATTCATTTTAGTACGAAACTTTTATTGCTTTTCCTTCTTTattcattctttttttcttatctTTTTCTTCCTCCAATACTTTCATTGTTGACTAAGTATGGAGACTTTGCACCTTTCACAATATTATTAGTGAGTGTAAGCAGAGCCATTTGTATACAGTGTTATTATTAGTTATCAGTAGTGTTTAATACTTTTTTATTACATTAAAAGAGGATGCTTCTTTTGTATATCATGCATATATATGCACAtgttaattaatttcttaatcGACAAAATATATTGTCGAATTGGGACTAATTgtcaaatataataatttgtCAAGTGAAGTTTCTTGTCATGAATTTGAAAAGGGAAGATTGAAGTGTTTTGTCATGAATTTTTAGAagggaaaaataaaaatggactCTCTCAATTCATTAATTGCACATAATAAGAATGATATGTTTGGATTAGATATTGGGAAATTAGATAATGTATATATTGAAATTGTAAATCTAGCTTAGTTTtatcataatatatattcatCAAGATAGCCTTTTGCTCCCCAAGAGggaaagagagtgaaatgactTTTAATGTGTGAGAATGAAGATTAGGCCCTTTCTTTAAGTGGGCTATATGTTTTGGGCTTTTTCTTAAATAAGCTCATTaatataatttcacaaatgcacaaaaataacaaaaaaataacaaaaatacggtttcacataattttaaacatttttacaatttttttgattttatttacataaaatacggtctttttatgttgaaattttgttaattttttgttatatgtatgttattttttgttgttattttgatgttattttcatgttactttaatgttgttttcttgttgatattatgttattttcgtgttattttttggaaaactataaaaatgtaaaaaaaattctttgaacttaaaaatgtaaatattttacaaaaaataatgtcTTGTAATTATTCCTAATATCAATGTAAAATGTAGAATGGTATAAGTTTGAAAAAAcataactttttcaaaaaagttattttatgataaaattttagaaaaaaaaaataaaattacgggtttttttttcttcatatttttataatttttttcatacaataattttttctgaaaaaaaaaaccatatttttgtacgaataatataaaatcccataaaatttataatttccacgtacaaaactaattaatttttttttctattgtagTGTTTAGTAACTAACGCAAATTAGCATAAGGATAAATTTTGTGGACATTATGGATTCATGAAGGTGATATTTCTATTATATTTAGTGCTAcataataaacttgatatttgtaTCATATGTAGGGAGATATTTTTggagcaataataataattcagagCCAAAATTGTACAAAAACATGTCTAATTGTTGAAAagatatacaatttttttaccaCAAAGTTTGCCACTGTGGTAATTTATCATCTTCCATTCTGAAATCAATATACTAATAATTAGTATGTatattgttttgttttcttgttAAATAAGAAATGAAAGAAAGAAGTGCATTATTTGAAGTCTCTTTTAATGGGGACCTCCCTAGACTACTACTATGTATAGTATAGCTAGTGATTGTCATAGAACATTAATCCCAACTTGTGATtgtctatatatatacttattattacatattgatattaattatatattcccTCAAATATGCATAGTGAATGCAATTGTTTTTGTAAAACTACTAAAATTAAATAGGAGATCAAGAACATTACTTATGAACAAAGGTGATCAAATTCATATATATGTTATGtgattaaaattgatatttttaatcCTAAACaatttttagtataattaaCAGTAGagaaaattttacttttagtcacaacaaaatttgtgactaaaagcaaaaaagttgtgactaatcataaattatcattcctacgttgtgactaaaaaatttgtggctaaaagtattagtcacaaaaattacaatttgttgtgactaaatgtgtttttagtcacaaatattgtgactaaaactaaattaatgacaacttgtatctaaatgttacattttagtcataaataaatttttgttgtgactaaaaactatatatttagccacaaaaaaattatattgtcactaaaaataattttgtttagtataaaatagtatatataGCTAACTCATCAAGCCGAATGATGTTCTTCCTCTCATATCATAAGaaataaacattttttttaatcagaaAAAGTATTACATACCTCCTTCTTCATTGACTATTAGTGCACCGGTTTCCTCCTTCATGGACTGGTGCACTTCGACTTTTAGTCAGGTTATTGCagataaaaaatatcttattgcAGTCGTGTATTGGGCCATTTGGAGTGCAAGAAATAAAGTTGTTTGGAAAGGTAAGACGGCCCAAGCAGATAACATTGTTGTGTTTGCTAAAAACTACCTTAGTCAATGGAATAATGCTCAAAAAACTGTCCTTGGCTCATCATGTTCTGAGACAAATGATGGTGCAGAGCATTAGTCCCCACCACTTGATAACAACATTAAAGTTAATGTAGACGTTGCTTTGTTCGATGGAGGACGTTCTTTTCGTACGGGTGTGGTTGCACGAGATGAGAAGGGTTGGCTCATTGAGGGTCGAATCACTTATACTTCGAGTACGGTTGAACCAGTTTTGGCTGAAGCAATAAGTGTCAAGGAAGTTTTAACTTGGATCAAGTGCAACCAGTGGCAACATGTAACTGTGGAGAGTAACTGTCTTGGGGTTGTGCAAATTCCCATGATATCTTTGTTTGGTCAAGTCATTCAAAGCTGTAAAACTTTGCTTGCTGAATTATGTAACGttaaagttatttttattaacCGATCTGCTAATGTAGTGACTCATAACTTTACTAGAGTCTCTAATTTGTATCTAGATCGTACCTTCAATTTGAAGTCTATTCTTACTGATTTGTTACCGTGTTTGGTGACTGAATTTGTTGGTTGGTAAAATTaacatttttcattaaaaaaatagaatcaTATAGTATTTTTCTTGAGTGAAGAATCATATAGTATTATCTCTCTTATAATAATTACTTCATCAATCTGAATTTAAGTAAGAGAAGTTATTATTTATACACTAATTTCCCCCTGAattttcattatatatttacGATCCTAAAGTATATGAAACgtaaaacaaattaaattttagaaGTCCTAGTTTAACCattatcaaaattataattttaacacTCTAGTGTAGTGGTATAATCTTCTTAAGTTcttaaaaattccaaacttcaATACTCCATTGGttgtactaaaaaaaatactacataGTCACATTATATATTTCTAAGAAAAAATTACACCACCACCATATAGCCTTGAACTAAGGCAGAATAGGCCCGAATTTAGAACCCACCTAAACTCACGGTCCAAAATATTTATGGATACATATATAAGcccctataaaaaaaaaattacactacaTAATTCTTTTAAATTGATGCCTTTAACTTTTACCCCctctttcaaaatttattatgcttaccttttttttttcaatcattcTACTAATTTTACTCCTATCACTTCATGATAGTCTCCATTCTtctgtaattaaaattttgtccCAATTATCCTACAAATCTACACATCCATCTCTAAAGAACacaaatttattatgtttgaaattATGTCTTAGTTACGTGACAGTGTGAGAATAATATAGATATAATACTTgtaaaaataagtatatttgaattaaattttatttgaagttaaatttagttaatatatatatatatataaaaaaagttatACTCTTCAACTTCTCCCATATAAATAGCTCTATGTGATGCAAAGGCCCATTCTTTTCAACTATTAAATGTTTTCTTGGGCCCATTTAATTAACtatcttattatttaatatttaatgtatatactaataatattttttcacaAGTTTGGGACCTTGAGCGTTTGGAGACTCAAAGAGCACGCCTTGCTCGCCTcactttattttaaaaaattggtgTGTCAATTTTTTCTCAGATCCTAATGAAATCCCCCTTTGCatattatacaaaaatattgaatttttggtaaaagattataattttactatcatacagaaatttttacaaaaaatactattttttataaaacaaccataaaacaacaaaacagaataattaaaaataacagtAGAAACTTAACATAGTGTAcagtatttttggaaaaaattctgccccaatacaacaaaaaaaataagaaattttaatatgtggTATAAAAACTCCAAATCAATTTATGGCCCATTCCAATCCATGGTTTTGGCCATATTAGTGTACGGTGTCATTTTGTCCATTCTTCCCAATTCTTTCCTTTGGGTTTGGATGAAGTGTTTTATACATTTTAGGCCTAAATACCATTTTACATCTCAATTTTCGCCAAATGACAACAAAAAATCCCACTGGATATCTTATTGTtcttttatgaaaaattaaagagaaaaaacCAATTTCAACCAGTTTGGGAAATCTACAAAATTTCCCACTGAATTTTGAAGGAGcaatattacaattttttttttttgttttttttacatttttatgagATTTTTTGTTCTCATACTCCCTTGTTATAATATAACTAGTTaccaaaatattataataatatttaaaaaaatatgatttagtagtaattagttaCTATCGTATCATTTATAATTACtacatcaatttttaaaataattaatttgtaactaGTAAGTAGTTATTGTAAAGAAAAATGATTTGcaatatgaaaaagaaaagtccattaaaatattaaaaaacataagagagagagaaaaaaaaatcatattttgtttttttttgtccatatatatttataaatgtgACATatggtaatatttttatttttaaattttttaatcataaaaataaaaataaaattttttgtttttaaaattttatttttgaaaaaatgtgtACTAcaatcacttttatttttcaattttaaaaataaaagtgtgttgtgtaaatttcatttttatttgttgattttatttaatataggtTCAGGGTCCAATCTGAGACCGACGCCTAGTCCAGGTCTGATACTGGCACCAACATctcgggtctgggttcgagttcagGTCTTGGTCCAAGGCCGGGGTCTGGTTCGGGTTtcgatctgggtttgggtttgtcTGGATTGGGGTCGAGGTCCAAATTCCAAAGTCTAGGTTGGAGTTTggagtctaaaatattaattaaaaaaaaattatttaaaaaaattttaaaagttattttttttttattttaaaattttaattctcaattaaaaaaattgaaaaagtaaaaacCGCTTTAGAGAACATAAGTTTGGAAAATATTTTCatctttttaatttaaaaaacaaaatattgattaaaaaatattactaaattTTTCATTTTGATATTGTTTCAAAAATAAGGAAGGAAAgcccaaattcaaaaattttaaaagccTATGTGATTGGCCAACACATGGCCTCAGTACCATTAATAAATTTGGATTTTTCATTTAGATCTAtactacataaaaaaatatatatatatatatatatatattacatccctaaatttatttcatttatttcagtaatttattttttttcataatcatataTGTCACTATTCAAGATCAAAATATATGttaaatatatcaaaatatttaaaaaattctaaataatttacaatatgtCGAAAAACTTCCTTTGACCAAGGGCAAGAAGAACACCGAGGAACATGAAGATTCCCGCACTCTCGAACCCATCCTCCTCAGGATGGAGTCATTTTCATGACCTTTGAAGGCTCACCTCCAAAGGAAGAGTCGCGTGCCAGAGTCACTAACGTTGCTACTTTGGCTGGTCCAAGAATTGGTTACACCGTTGGCCGTATTGTACATACTACTCCCCTTGCTCAAGCCAAGCCTAGACTTTCTTGTTCTTTCAATCTATCTCTTGAATTGTGCGGATGAGGCAATACAAGGCTCTTAGTTTCTCTAACTTAATTGGTCTTAGATTCTCTCATATAAGTGTCTTATTGGAAAGGTTTCTTTTGATTCTtattatttgaaattattatgtaacgccccaatattttgccttattttacaaaatactaattttgatgcatgaattaaaaagattcaaagctgtttggaaatacacagtaggttttacaataaatatgcaaaaatgtgaatgatcattcatattaaaaacaaaataagtagttgagtgcaaaaaaaaaaaaaaaattgtaacatcccactgagctcagattactttactataaaaaaacaaaaccaaggctccaccagcgttctagaccgtttgctcgtccatagcccctcgcagtatacataccagaactgacccaactcatcaaacttacattcaatgttccctgtctattgcctgtagggggaaagtaagggggtgagctaaaagcccagtaaggaaatgcttatcatacaataccatataatatcacacatatcattaatatatttattaagttttagcaatatcatacaccttattttataactatagccaaataactgtacacatGAAAACCTTTATCATATAGGTCCAAACTAATTGTTCACACCATACACATATCCAGAGAttataactccaatatcatactcataacataatcatatcaatagtataaataataatgtcattaccATAACATtagcatatcatagccattacatACATAACCCAGGCCTAGCctggccctacaatatcctgggcctaatctgcccatataataacatgggcctatacaaccctaccattgttataggatagggtatctctatattcaacagtaacatcactgtatcatacccaccataacaatctcatacacgactcagtaaaatgcagggtagggtatctctacattcaacggccttatcccgtatcataccccaccataacaatcccatacacgactcagtaaaatgcagagtagggtatctctacattcaacggccttatcccgtatcataccccaccatggtccctcacttcacctgagacgttagcatacaacatataacatacaccatacaccatacaccatacaccatacaacatacaatacacaacatacaacgtacaacatatacaagtcataacaaccataatttatatatcaatTTACGAATATtctgtccataccacacattctcagtacc is part of the Cannabis sativa cultivar Pink pepper isolate KNU-18-1 chromosome 5, ASM2916894v1, whole genome shotgun sequence genome and encodes:
- the LOC133038503 gene encoding uncharacterized protein LOC133038503; the protein is MEAEALVIAGARRSVGAGLQIDVLHDPWLPNIVNPYVISSHLGLGDRAMEFESSPEGAVFLWETNVLPSCDQLAIKHVVVSTTCPMCNNSVETTFHVLVGCSFARSRWFRSSVDIGSWGETDFKSWWRDLSGKKKYYIPPSSLTISAPVSSFMDWCTSTFSQVIADKKYLIAVVYWAIWSARNKVVWKGKTAQADNIVVFAKNYLSQWNNAQKTVLGSSCSETNDDVALFDGGRSFRTGVVARDEKGWLIEGRITYTSSTVEPVLAEAISVKEVLTWIKCNQWQHVTVESNCLGVVQIPMISLFGQVIQSCKTLLAELCNVKVIFINRSANVVTHNFTRVSNLYLDRTFNLKSILTDLLPCLVTEFVGW